AGGCTAACGGGGAACTTTCCCCGTTAGTCTTTTTAGGTAGGAGGTAAAAACATGTATGAAGCAATAGTAATAGGTGGAGGGCCTGGAGGATATGTTGCAGCGATAAGGCTTTCACAGCTTGGTAAGAAAGTTGCAATTGTTGAAAAAGAAGAATTTGGTGGTACTTGTACCAATAAAGGGTGTATTCCTACTAAAGCTATGCTTACAGCCTCACACCTTTTTACTGAAATAAATGAAAAGGCAAAAAAATTTGGTATCTTAGTTAATAATGTTTCATATGATCTATCATTAATCATGAAACACATGCAAAAATCTGTTACTATGTCCAGAAAAGGCATAGAGTTTTTAATGAAAAAGAACAAGATTGATGTATTTAAAGATAAAGCAGTATTAAAAG
This genomic window from Thermosipho africanus Ob7 contains:
- a CDS encoding FAD-dependent oxidoreductase, which encodes MYEAIVIGGGPGGYVAAIRLSQLGKKVAIVEKEEFGGTCTNKGCIPTKAMLTASHLFTEINEKAKKFGILVNNVSYDLSLIMKHMQKSVTMSRKGIEFLMKKNKIDVFKDKAVLK